TCGCTGCCTTTGGCGGAAGACCCGAAAAAGATCACTAACAACAGCAAGCTGAGGGCGATAAAATACATAAAGGGGCCCATACTGACGAGGAAACGATAATCAAAACAGAGGAACGTGAACGCGACCAAGATGCCTACAGCAAAGAACAGGATCTGCCGGGTGAGGTAGGCAACCTCCGTATTGCGTGAGGCGCTGTACATGACGACCCACCCGCACACAGCCAAGGCCGTCACCAGCATGGGCAGCCACCAATCAATATGGGTTACATTGCGAACATTAAACAGCTTCACGCTGATATCTTGATGCTGAACTTGTTTTCCTGAATAGATCATGGGGACTCACCTTCTATCCGAAACGAGCTGCAGCGGCTTTTCCGTGGGGATGTCATAAAAGGTTTCAATGACTTCGCGGGCTACGGGCGCCGCCGCGGCGCCGCCTGAATGACCATGCTCAATAAGAACGGCTACGGAAATGCGCGGGCTTTTGTTCAAAACACCGCAGACAAACCACGCATGATGCCGCTTCTCATAGGGGATATCTGCTTCGGTACGGTAATATTCTAAACTGGAAAGAGACACCACCTGGGCGGTACCGGTCTTACCGATAATGTCGAGCCCGGGTATGGCGGCTGCTTTACCGGTACCCGTCGGCGGCGGCGCTTTCTTCTCAATAC
The DNA window shown above is from Candidatus Hydrogenedentota bacterium and carries:
- a CDS encoding penicillin-binding protein 2, with protein sequence IEKKAPPPTGTGKAAAIPGLDIIGKTGTAQVVSLSSLEYYRTEADIPYEKRHHAWFVCGVLNKSPRISVAVLIEHGHSGGAAAAPVAREVIETFYDIPTEKPLQLVSDRR